One window from the genome of Bacillus weihaiensis encodes:
- the purR gene encoding pur operon repressor, which produces MKFRRSGRLVDMTYYLLHHPHSLVPLTYFSERYQSAKSSISEDLTIIKETFEQQGMGTLLTVPGAAGGVKFIPKVGQKEAKQFINELCELIAKPERLLPGGYLYLTDILGNPSIVNTIGRLFATVFSDRKIDVVMTVATKGIPLAYAVAAQLDVPVVIVRKDSKVTEGSTVSINYVSGSSKRIQTMLLAKRSLQEGSNVLIIDDFMKAGGTINGMISLLEEFKANVAGIGVLVETEGVEERLVDEYISLVKLANVDVRERNIQVMPGTYYQRVYDKEIGEDFV; this is translated from the coding sequence ATGAAATTTCGTCGAAGTGGTCGTCTTGTTGATATGACTTACTACTTGCTTCATCACCCACATTCTTTGGTCCCGTTAACGTACTTCTCAGAGAGGTATCAGTCGGCTAAATCTTCAATTAGTGAAGATTTAACGATTATAAAAGAAACCTTTGAACAGCAGGGTATGGGAACACTTTTAACAGTTCCAGGTGCTGCAGGCGGGGTGAAATTCATCCCTAAGGTCGGTCAGAAAGAAGCAAAGCAATTTATTAATGAATTGTGTGAATTAATAGCCAAACCGGAACGTCTACTTCCGGGAGGGTATTTATATTTAACAGATATTCTAGGAAATCCTTCTATTGTTAATACGATAGGTCGTTTATTTGCTACTGTCTTTAGTGATCGAAAAATTGATGTTGTGATGACTGTCGCAACTAAAGGGATCCCTCTTGCGTATGCAGTAGCTGCACAGTTAGATGTCCCTGTTGTTATCGTTAGGAAAGACAGTAAGGTAACAGAAGGATCAACAGTGAGTATTAACTATGTATCTGGTTCTTCTAAGAGAATCCAAACGATGTTACTAGCTAAGAGAAGCTTACAAGAAGGATCGAATGTCTTAATTATTGATGACTTCATGAAGGCTGGAGGGACCATTAACGGAATGATTAGTTTGCTTGAAGAATTTAAGGCGAACGTTGCCGGTATTGGTGTCCTTGTTGAAACAGAAGGTGTCGAGGAACGATTAGTGGATGAATATATTTCTCTTGTAAAGCTTGCGAATGTAGATGTAAGAGAGCGTAATATTCAAGTAATGCCAGGCACGTATTATCAACGTGTATAT
- the ispE gene encoding 4-(cytidine 5'-diphospho)-2-C-methyl-D-erythritol kinase: protein MRVLEKAPAKINLSLDVLHKRQDGFHEVKMIMTTIDLADRVELIELSKDEIRIVSHNRFVPDDQRNLAYQAAKLLKDRFQVKKGISISITKTIPVAAGLAGGSSDAAATLRGLNRLWNLGLSMDELAKIGAEIGSDVSFCVYGGTALATGRGEIIQHIDPPPHCWVVLAKPTIGVSTADVYKNLKIHSLKHPDVDGMVKALHHGDYHQICHLMGNVLESVTLHMHPEVSIIKEQMKRFGADAVLMSGSGPTVFGLVQYESRLPRVYNGLRGFCDQVFAVRMLGDVNSLD, encoded by the coding sequence ATGCGTGTTTTGGAAAAAGCACCAGCTAAGATAAATTTGTCGTTAGATGTTCTCCATAAACGACAAGATGGGTTTCATGAAGTGAAAATGATTATGACTACTATTGATTTAGCTGATCGGGTTGAATTAATTGAGTTATCGAAAGATGAGATTAGAATCGTGTCGCATAACCGTTTTGTCCCGGATGATCAACGTAATTTGGCTTATCAAGCAGCAAAATTATTAAAAGATCGTTTTCAGGTGAAAAAAGGTATTTCTATCTCTATTACAAAAACAATTCCAGTAGCTGCTGGTTTGGCTGGAGGAAGTAGCGACGCAGCTGCTACCTTACGAGGCTTGAATCGACTATGGAATTTAGGCTTATCAATGGACGAGCTAGCTAAAATCGGTGCGGAAATTGGTTCGGATGTGTCATTCTGTGTGTATGGTGGTACGGCTTTGGCAACTGGTCGAGGAGAGATTATCCAACATATTGATCCACCGCCTCATTGCTGGGTTGTTCTTGCGAAACCTACAATTGGTGTTTCGACAGCGGATGTATATAAAAACTTAAAGATCCATTCACTAAAACATCCTGATGTTGATGGAATGGTAAAGGCTCTTCATCATGGTGATTATCATCAAATATGTCACCTCATGGGGAATGTTCTGGAAAGCGTTACGTTACATATGCATCCGGAGGTTTCGATCATTAAAGAACAAATGAAAAGATTTGGAGCAGATGCCGTCTTAATGAGTGGCAGTGGTCCGACAGTTTTCGGTCTTGTCCAATATGAATCACGATTACCTAGAGTCTATAACGGGCTGAGAGGTTTTTGTGATCAGGTTTTTGCTGTACGTATGTTGGGTGATGTAAACAGCCTTGATTAA
- a CDS encoding small, acid-soluble spore protein, alpha/beta type — MGRRRGVMSENFKYELAKDLGFYETVKNEGWGAIKSRDAGNMVKRAIELAELQLSKNTND; from the coding sequence ATGGGTAGACGTCGAGGAGTGATGTCTGAAAACTTTAAGTATGAGCTCGCAAAGGATTTAGGATTTTATGAAACGGTTAAAAACGAAGGTTGGGGTGCAATTAAGTCACGAGATGCCGGTAATATGGTAAAACGTGCTATTGAGTTGGCAGAATTGCAACTCTCAAAGAATACCAATGACTAA
- the veg gene encoding biofilm formation stimulator Veg — protein sequence MGKTLTDIKKSLDGNLGRRLTLRANGGRRKTIERCGVLAETYPSVFVIELDQDENSFERVSYSYADVLTETVQLTFFEDTTGSFAVSGQ from the coding sequence ATGGGAAAAACTCTAACGGATATTAAAAAATCCTTGGACGGTAATCTTGGCAGACGACTAACTCTTAGAGCTAACGGTGGTCGTAGAAAAACGATAGAACGCTGTGGTGTGCTTGCAGAAACCTATCCATCTGTCTTTGTTATTGAGCTTGATCAAGATGAAAATTCATTCGAACGTGTATCTTACAGCTATGCTGATGTGTTAACTGAAACAGTTCAATTAACATTTTTTGAAGACACAACAGGTTCATTTGCAGTTAGTGGACAGTAG
- the yabG gene encoding sporulation peptidase YabG, whose translation MQVKVGDVVGRKSYQLDLLFRVIDVKSTATGEKVAVLYGDEVRLIADAFCDDLVVVDEIERNSRKQKEQVIIDQSYFLFRQDYQLLREKQEYTATSSYTHNEEFFHLPGRVLHVDGDPLYLQKCLSLYEKIGVPVNGVHLSEKEMPEKIGDLLGKYRPDILVVTGHDAYSKHKGNVEDLNAYRHSKHFVQTVRNARAKVPHLDQLVIFAGACQSHFESLIRAGANFASSPSRVNIHALDPVYIVAKISFTPFVERINVWDVLRNTLTREKGLGGVETKGVLRTGMPYRKTPSQ comes from the coding sequence ATGCAAGTGAAGGTTGGAGATGTAGTAGGAAGAAAATCTTACCAATTGGATTTATTGTTCAGGGTGATTGATGTTAAGTCAACTGCTACAGGGGAAAAAGTAGCGGTATTATATGGAGATGAAGTGCGGCTAATTGCAGATGCTTTTTGTGATGATTTAGTGGTTGTTGATGAAATAGAGAGAAATAGTCGTAAGCAAAAAGAACAAGTGATCATTGATCAATCCTATTTTCTCTTTAGACAGGATTACCAGCTATTAAGGGAGAAGCAAGAATATACCGCGACGTCAAGTTATACTCATAATGAAGAGTTTTTCCATCTTCCTGGTCGAGTGCTACACGTGGATGGGGATCCGCTCTACTTACAGAAATGCCTTAGCTTGTATGAGAAAATCGGTGTGCCTGTAAATGGTGTTCATTTGAGTGAGAAGGAGATGCCGGAGAAGATAGGAGACCTCCTTGGGAAATATCGACCGGATATTCTAGTTGTAACAGGACATGATGCCTACTCAAAGCATAAGGGGAATGTGGAGGATCTAAATGCGTATCGCCATTCAAAGCATTTCGTCCAAACGGTGCGAAATGCTCGTGCTAAGGTACCCCATTTAGATCAGCTTGTGATATTTGCAGGGGCTTGCCAATCGCATTTTGAATCACTAATACGAGCCGGTGCTAATTTCGCAAGTTCTCCTTCAAGAGTCAACATACATGCTCTTGATCCTGTGTATATCGTGGCAAAAATTAGCTTTACCCCATTCGTTGAACGGATTAATGTATGGGACGTTTTAAGAAATACACTTACGAGAGAGAAGGGGCTCGGTGGTGTAGAAACAAAAGGAGTCCTTAGAACAGGAATGCCTTACCGTAAAACTCCTTCACAATAA
- the rsmA gene encoding 16S rRNA (adenine(1518)-N(6)/adenine(1519)-N(6))-dimethyltransferase RsmA encodes MMKDIATPIRTKAILEKYGFSFKKSLGQNFLIEPNVLTRIVDHAEVTEETGVIEIGPGIGALTEQLARRAKKVVAFEIDQRLLPILNETLSPYPNVKVIHQDVLEADLKTAIEENFHDCKEIMVVANLPYYVTTPIIMKLLEEKIPLKGIVVMLQKEVADRIAASPSSKDYGSLSIAVQYYTEAKTVMTVPKTVFVPQPNVDSAIIRLLVREKPQVEVDNEDFFFQIVRASFAQRRKTLLNNLVHFLPNGKERKAFIEETLAEIKIDGKRRGETLSIEEFALLSNTLTK; translated from the coding sequence ATGATGAAGGATATTGCAACACCAATACGTACAAAAGCAATCTTAGAAAAGTATGGGTTTTCGTTTAAGAAAAGTCTTGGGCAGAACTTTCTAATAGAGCCTAATGTGCTTACAAGGATAGTAGATCACGCAGAGGTAACAGAAGAGACAGGAGTTATTGAGATAGGACCAGGTATTGGAGCACTAACAGAGCAGTTAGCTAGAAGAGCAAAAAAGGTTGTTGCCTTTGAAATCGACCAAAGGTTATTACCAATCCTAAATGAAACGTTAAGTCCTTATCCAAATGTGAAAGTTATACATCAAGATGTTCTTGAAGCGGATTTAAAAACGGCGATTGAAGAGAATTTTCACGATTGTAAAGAAATTATGGTCGTTGCAAATCTACCTTATTATGTAACAACACCGATTATCATGAAGCTTTTAGAAGAAAAAATTCCTCTTAAAGGTATTGTTGTAATGCTACAAAAAGAGGTAGCAGACCGTATTGCTGCTAGTCCTTCATCAAAGGATTATGGCTCATTATCCATTGCTGTTCAATATTATACAGAAGCGAAAACAGTAATGACTGTTCCGAAAACGGTTTTTGTTCCTCAACCAAATGTTGATTCGGCCATTATTCGTTTATTAGTTCGTGAAAAACCACAGGTAGAAGTAGATAATGAGGACTTCTTCTTCCAAATTGTACGAGCTAGTTTTGCACAGCGTAGAAAAACCTTATTAAACAATTTAGTACATTTCCTTCCTAATGGAAAGGAAAGAAAAGCCTTTATTGAAGAAACACTTGCAGAGATAAAAATTGACGGGAAGCGTAGAGGGGAAACTCTTTCAATTGAAGAGTTTGCCTTATTAAGTAATACTCTAACTAAATAG
- the rnmV gene encoding ribonuclease M5, whose amino-acid sequence MEEKMKIKEIIVVEGKDDTTAIKRAVSADTIETNGSSIGEVVLEQIKLAQQTRGVILFTDPDFPGEKIRKTIAEKIPGCKHAFLSKEAARPKRGRGIGVEHASPDDIRQALQSVQEEMEEYKSDITFEDLIYAGLIGGSQSKERRERLGLLLKIGYTNGKQLQKRLQMFQISREAFLQAINEIETGGNIE is encoded by the coding sequence TTGGAGGAAAAAATGAAAATCAAAGAAATTATTGTTGTAGAAGGAAAGGATGACACAACAGCTATTAAGCGAGCAGTGTCTGCTGATACAATTGAAACGAACGGTTCATCAATTGGTGAGGTTGTTCTTGAACAAATAAAGCTAGCTCAACAAACAAGAGGAGTTATTTTATTTACAGATCCAGATTTTCCTGGTGAGAAAATAAGGAAGACGATAGCTGAAAAGATTCCAGGGTGTAAGCATGCTTTTTTATCGAAAGAAGCAGCGAGGCCCAAAAGGGGAAGAGGGATCGGGGTAGAACACGCTTCTCCTGATGATATTCGTCAAGCACTTCAATCCGTTCAAGAAGAAATGGAAGAATATAAAAGTGATATTACATTTGAAGATTTAATCTATGCTGGTTTAATAGGCGGTAGTCAGTCGAAGGAACGAAGAGAAAGGCTAGGTCTTTTATTAAAGATTGGTTACACGAATGGGAAACAGCTGCAGAAACGTTTGCAAATGTTCCAAATTAGTAGGGAAGCTTTTCTACAAGCTATAAACGAGATTGAAACAGGAGGCAACATAGAATGA
- a CDS encoding G5 and 3D domain-containing protein has product MKKLFSEKVKKNKIVLSATSLLVIGSGTAYGAYEATKDTVSLTIDGKEEKIRTHADTVNDLLTERDVTVREEDELSPSKDEKIQDDMTIVYEAAIPIKVAVGGERRTIWTTADTVKELIEQEDLEVTEHDKINPALDTTIQKEVSLTIDKAFEVALNVGEEKQNVWTTSTTVADFLKEQNIKVNELDKVEPALTDALDGKSKVTVTRIEKVTDVVEEPIAFDVIEKEDKNIEKGKQEVIESGKEGKQKKHYEVVLENGKEVSRKLVKTETVAESKDRVVALGTKVVQQASTNTTTVSRGNDSVSNEFYVSSTAYTANCNGCSGNTATGLNLRANPNAKVIAVDPSVIPLGTKVHVEGYGYAVAADTGSAIKGNKIDVFFSSKSAAYRWGSKKVKIKILK; this is encoded by the coding sequence ATGAAAAAGCTGTTTTCCGAAAAGGTTAAAAAGAACAAAATTGTCCTTTCCGCTACTAGTTTACTAGTAATAGGTTCAGGAACAGCCTATGGTGCTTATGAAGCAACGAAGGATACTGTTTCCTTAACAATTGATGGTAAAGAAGAAAAAATTCGCACTCATGCAGATACAGTAAATGACTTATTAACAGAAAGAGATGTAACTGTTAGGGAAGAAGATGAATTATCACCTTCAAAAGATGAGAAGATTCAAGACGATATGACTATTGTCTATGAAGCTGCAATACCAATTAAGGTTGCGGTAGGTGGAGAACGAAGGACAATCTGGACAACAGCAGATACAGTAAAGGAATTAATTGAACAAGAAGATTTAGAGGTTACAGAGCACGATAAGATAAATCCAGCATTAGATACAACTATTCAAAAAGAGGTATCTTTAACCATTGATAAAGCATTTGAAGTTGCTCTAAATGTTGGCGAAGAAAAACAAAATGTATGGACTACTTCGACTACTGTCGCTGACTTTTTGAAAGAACAAAATATTAAAGTGAATGAACTTGATAAAGTTGAACCAGCTTTAACTGACGCATTAGATGGAAAAAGCAAGGTTACGGTAACCCGAATAGAAAAAGTCACCGATGTAGTGGAAGAGCCGATTGCTTTTGATGTGATTGAAAAGGAAGACAAGAACATTGAAAAAGGCAAGCAGGAAGTAATTGAATCAGGTAAAGAAGGAAAACAGAAAAAGCATTATGAAGTTGTACTAGAAAACGGTAAAGAAGTTTCTAGAAAACTCGTGAAGACGGAAACCGTTGCAGAAAGCAAGGATCGTGTTGTTGCTTTAGGTACAAAGGTTGTTCAGCAAGCTAGTACCAATACGACGACAGTCTCTCGCGGGAATGATTCAGTTTCGAATGAGTTTTATGTAAGCTCTACTGCCTATACAGCCAATTGTAATGGATGTTCAGGTAATACAGCTACAGGTTTAAACTTAAGGGCTAATCCAAATGCGAAAGTCATTGCAGTAGATCCTAGTGTCATACCGCTAGGAACTAAGGTGCATGTCGAGGGCTATGGATATGCAGTTGCAGCAGATACGGGTTCTGCAATCAAGGGGAATAAGATTGATGTCTTTTTCTCTTCAAAATCAGCTGCCTATCGATGGGGTTCGAAAAAAGTAAAGATTAAAATATTAAAATAG
- a CDS encoding TatD family hydrolase has translation MLFDTHAHLNAIQYNEDLQEVINRAIAEKVTRIVVVGFDRETITRAMELTEEYDMIYAAVGWHPVDAIDMTDEDLNWIKELASHPKVVAIGEMGLDYYWDKSPKEIQKEVFRKQIQLAKEVKLPIIIHNRDATEDVVAILKDEGASEVGGIMHCFTGSIEVAKQCMDMNFYLSFGGPVTFKNAKKPKEVAKEIPLDRLLIETDCPYLTPHPYRGKRNEPSYVKYVAEQIAELRGMSFEEIAEKTSDNANKVFGITR, from the coding sequence ATGCTTTTTGATACTCATGCACATTTAAATGCAATTCAATACAACGAGGATTTACAAGAAGTAATAAATCGTGCTATTGCTGAAAAGGTAACCAGAATTGTTGTGGTAGGATTTGATCGTGAAACGATTACGCGAGCAATGGAGCTTACTGAAGAGTATGACATGATTTATGCAGCTGTTGGATGGCATCCTGTTGATGCGATTGATATGACGGATGAGGATTTGAATTGGATAAAAGAACTTGCTTCACATCCAAAGGTAGTAGCGATAGGAGAGATGGGCTTAGACTATTATTGGGATAAATCACCAAAAGAAATTCAAAAAGAGGTTTTTCGTAAGCAAATACAATTAGCTAAAGAGGTAAAGCTCCCAATAATCATTCATAATCGAGATGCAACCGAGGATGTTGTCGCAATTCTTAAAGATGAAGGGGCAAGTGAGGTCGGTGGGATTATGCATTGCTTTACTGGCAGTATTGAAGTTGCTAAGCAATGCATGGATATGAACTTCTATCTATCCTTCGGAGGTCCAGTAACATTTAAAAATGCTAAAAAACCTAAAGAGGTAGCGAAGGAAATACCATTAGACAGGCTATTAATTGAAACAGATTGTCCATACCTAACACCTCATCCATATAGGGGGAAACGGAACGAACCTAGCTACGTGAAATATGTGGCTGAACAGATTGCAGAGCTAAGAGGAATGAGTTTTGAGGAAATTGCGGAAAAAACATCCGACAATGCAAATAAGGTTTTCGGCATAACTCGATAA
- the metG gene encoding methionine--tRNA ligase gives METNQKTFYITTPIYYPSGKLHIGHAYTTVAGDAMARYKRMRGYDVMYLTGTDEHGQKIQRKAEETNVTPQQYVDGIVDGIKELWSKMDISYDDFIRTTETRHKEVVEKIFSQLVEQGDIYLDEYEGWYSVPDETYYTELQLVDPIKEDGKIVGGKSPDSGHPVELVKEESYFFKMGKYADRLLAFYEENPEFIQPESRKNEMINNFIKPGLEDLAVSRTTFDWGVKVPGDPKHVIYVWIDALSNYITALGYGTNEDEKYKKYWPANVHIVGKEIVRFHTIYWPIMLMALDLPLPKKVFAHGWLLMKDGKMSKSKGNVVDPVTLIDKYGLDALRYYLLREVPFGSDGVFTPEGFIDRVNYDLANDLGNLLNRTVAMIDKYFDGAVPSYQGQQTELDETLELFAKDTIAKYEEAMENMEFSIALASLWQFISRTNKYIDETQPWVLAKDEEKRDQLASVMVHLAESLRITGVLLKPFLTQTPVKIFEQLGVEDENLKNWDSIISFGKITASKVNKQAPIFPRLEVKEEVEYIKEQMKGSEPTQKEEKKQEQQAPEITEEITLDDFMKVDLRVAEVIHAEPVKKADRLLKLQLDLGYEKRQVVSGIAKHYKPEDLIGKKVICIVNLKPVKLRGELSQGMILAGSNDDVLSVATVDPSLPNGSKVK, from the coding sequence ATGGAAACTAATCAAAAAACATTTTATATTACTACACCAATCTATTACCCAAGTGGAAAACTGCATATTGGACATGCTTATACTACTGTTGCAGGAGATGCAATGGCTCGCTATAAACGCATGAGGGGCTATGATGTGATGTACTTAACTGGTACTGATGAGCATGGTCAGAAAATTCAACGTAAAGCGGAAGAAACAAATGTTACACCACAACAATATGTTGATGGAATTGTTGATGGAATTAAAGAGCTTTGGAGCAAAATGGATATATCATATGACGATTTTATCCGTACCACAGAGACTCGCCACAAAGAAGTAGTAGAGAAAATCTTCTCCCAGCTTGTTGAACAAGGTGATATTTATTTAGATGAATATGAAGGCTGGTATTCTGTGCCTGATGAAACATACTACACAGAACTTCAGCTTGTTGATCCGATTAAAGAGGATGGTAAAATTGTTGGTGGTAAAAGCCCAGATAGTGGTCATCCAGTTGAACTAGTTAAAGAAGAATCATATTTCTTTAAAATGGGAAAATACGCAGATCGATTGCTTGCGTTTTATGAGGAGAACCCTGAATTCATTCAACCTGAATCTCGTAAAAATGAAATGATTAACAACTTTATAAAGCCGGGACTTGAAGATTTGGCTGTATCAAGAACAACCTTTGACTGGGGTGTGAAGGTTCCTGGAGATCCAAAGCACGTGATCTATGTATGGATTGATGCATTATCAAATTATATTACAGCGCTTGGATATGGAACAAATGAGGATGAGAAATATAAAAAGTATTGGCCAGCAAATGTACATATTGTAGGAAAGGAGATTGTCCGTTTCCACACAATCTATTGGCCAATCATGTTAATGGCATTAGATTTACCACTTCCGAAGAAGGTTTTTGCACACGGTTGGTTATTAATGAAGGATGGAAAAATGTCTAAGTCAAAAGGAAACGTTGTGGATCCTGTTACATTAATTGATAAGTATGGTTTAGATGCCCTTCGTTATTATCTTCTTAGAGAGGTTCCTTTTGGTTCAGATGGTGTATTTACTCCAGAAGGCTTTATTGATCGTGTTAACTATGATTTAGCTAATGATTTAGGTAATTTGTTAAATAGAACGGTTGCAATGATTGATAAGTATTTTGATGGTGCAGTGCCAAGTTATCAGGGGCAGCAAACAGAATTGGATGAAACTCTTGAATTATTTGCTAAAGATACCATTGCAAAATATGAGGAAGCGATGGAAAATATGGAGTTCTCGATAGCATTAGCTTCGTTATGGCAATTCATTAGTCGAACAAATAAATATATTGATGAAACACAGCCGTGGGTACTGGCAAAGGACGAAGAAAAGCGAGATCAACTAGCTTCAGTTATGGTTCATTTAGCAGAATCATTGAGAATTACAGGTGTGCTGTTAAAGCCATTCTTAACTCAAACACCAGTGAAAATTTTTGAACAGCTTGGTGTAGAAGATGAAAATCTAAAAAACTGGGATAGTATCATTTCGTTTGGTAAGATTACAGCTTCAAAGGTAAATAAACAAGCACCAATCTTCCCACGTTTAGAAGTAAAAGAAGAGGTTGAATATATTAAAGAGCAAATGAAAGGTTCTGAACCTACGCAAAAAGAAGAAAAGAAACAGGAGCAACAAGCCCCTGAAATCACTGAAGAAATTACACTTGATGATTTTATGAAAGTTGATTTAAGGGTTGCCGAAGTTATTCATGCAGAGCCTGTTAAAAAAGCTGATCGCTTATTAAAGCTTCAATTAGATTTAGGCTATGAAAAGAGGCAGGTTGTTTCAGGTATTGCTAAGCATTATAAGCCAGAGGATCTTATTGGTAAGAAGGTTATTTGTATCGTGAATTTGAAGCCAGTTAAATTACGTGGAGAATTATCACAAGGAATGATTTTGGCAGGCTCCAATGATGATGTCTTATCTGTGGCAACAGTAGATCCTAGCTTACCTAATGGTTCAAAAGTGAAATAA